Proteins co-encoded in one Jeotgalibacillus malaysiensis genomic window:
- a CDS encoding ABC transporter ATP-binding protein, which translates to MLTVKKASRLFKEGTAGFKHISFTVQKGEIVGILGTSGCGKSTLLRVLSGLEQADSGTIHLNDGSGKGAGVIFQEPRLMPWLSVEDNVLFGFKQPAKHREQAAHYLSLVGLNEFSKALPRDLSGGMAQRTAIARALAAKPSVLLLDEPFSALDAFTKMQLQDLLLDIWEEEKTTMVMVTHDIDEALHVCDRILVLSGQPGEVAAEIKITQPKPRSRSDLSLASYKEKIFSILENSHTGLQKYSVR; encoded by the coding sequence TTGTTAACAGTTAAAAAAGCATCCCGCCTGTTTAAAGAGGGGACAGCCGGATTTAAGCATATTTCTTTTACCGTTCAAAAAGGGGAAATTGTCGGTATTCTCGGTACGAGCGGATGTGGTAAAAGTACGCTGCTGCGCGTATTGTCAGGACTCGAGCAGGCAGACAGCGGAACGATTCATTTAAACGACGGCAGTGGAAAAGGAGCCGGCGTGATTTTTCAGGAACCCCGGCTGATGCCATGGCTGTCAGTAGAAGATAACGTGCTGTTTGGGTTTAAGCAGCCTGCGAAACATCGTGAGCAGGCGGCGCATTACTTATCACTTGTAGGGTTAAATGAATTTTCAAAAGCACTTCCGCGGGACCTCTCAGGTGGCATGGCACAGCGTACTGCCATTGCGCGTGCGCTCGCTGCAAAGCCTTCTGTACTTTTGCTCGACGAACCGTTCAGTGCACTTGATGCATTTACAAAAATGCAGCTGCAGGATCTGCTGCTCGATATCTGGGAAGAAGAAAAAACAACGATGGTCATGGTCACACACGATATTGATGAGGCACTCCACGTATGCGACAGAATTCTTGTGCTCAGCGGACAGCCGGGAGAAGTAGCAGCTGAAATTAAAATTACTCAGCCAAAACCGCGAAGCAGAAGTGACTTAAGCCTTGCTTCTTATAAAGAAAAAATATTTTCAATCCTTGAAAACAGTCATACCGGGCTTCAAAAGTATTCAGTGCGATAA